A single window of Leptospira semungkisensis DNA harbors:
- a CDS encoding uracil-DNA glycosylase family protein has translation MRFSKEFTKHLDTLVHCRLCPNMQGNPVHGSVPDAKIMSIGQAPGIHEEKFGRPFAYTAGKTLFKWFASIGIEEELYRSKVNMSAVCRCFPGKAKSGDRKPDATEVENCSRYLRFEVSYNKPELVIPIGKLAIDQLIDNKKYKLDEVIGKKFKKEYYGVELDWIPLPHPSGLNVWNHTAEGKILIAKSLDLIRKHPTVKRELLNKKN, from the coding sequence ATGAGATTCAGCAAAGAATTCACAAAACATCTAGATACTCTAGTTCATTGCAGGCTTTGTCCGAATATGCAAGGCAATCCAGTGCATGGAAGTGTTCCAGACGCAAAGATCATGAGCATTGGCCAGGCTCCCGGCATTCACGAAGAAAAATTCGGCAGACCATTTGCTTATACTGCTGGAAAGACTTTGTTCAAGTGGTTCGCATCCATCGGAATAGAAGAAGAGCTCTATCGTTCCAAGGTAAATATGTCAGCGGTTTGCAGATGCTTTCCGGGCAAGGCAAAAAGCGGGGACCGAAAGCCGGACGCAACAGAAGTGGAGAATTGTTCCCGTTATCTTAGATTCGAAGTAAGTTATAATAAGCCTGAGTTAGTGATTCCTATCGGTAAACTGGCCATAGACCAACTGATCGATAATAAGAAATATAAACTAGACGAAGTAATCGGAAAGAAATTCAAAAAAGAATATTACGGAGTGGAATTGGATTGGATCCCTCTTCCCCATCCTTCCGGATTGAACGTTTGGAATCATACTGCGGAAGGAAAAATTCTGATCGCAAAATCCTTGGATTTGATCCGAAAACATCCCACAGTAAAACGGGAATTATTAAATAAGAAAAATTAA
- a CDS encoding STAS domain-containing protein, with amino-acid sequence MAETPWNLDSNEFDHDAPELGVFLDPNNIPAGLPQDAVVVKITGEINLYSAQIMKERFFHLLDRGFIYLLVNMENVKYIDSSGLGVFMATHSRLVKSGKGGIAVFSPSSQVNKILELTKLKSLIRVGSTSLEAWKLLAP; translated from the coding sequence ATGGCAGAAACTCCCTGGAATTTGGATAGCAATGAATTCGATCATGATGCTCCTGAACTAGGAGTTTTTTTAGATCCGAACAATATCCCAGCGGGACTTCCTCAGGACGCAGTCGTCGTCAAGATCACCGGAGAGATCAATTTATACTCCGCGCAGATCATGAAAGAAAGATTCTTTCATTTATTAGATAGAGGCTTCATTTATTTACTAGTCAATATGGAGAATGTTAAGTACATAGACTCCTCCGGATTAGGAGTTTTTATGGCGACCCATTCTAGATTGGTCAAGAGTGGCAAGGGCGGGATCGCGGTATTCTCTCCTTCTTCTCAAGTAAACAAGATCTTAGAACTCACCAAACTCAAGAGCCTGATTCGAGTCGGATCCACTTCTTTAGAAGCCTGGAAACTTTTAGCACCTTGA
- the galK gene encoding galactokinase encodes MTLSVKEILAQSLSRTFQDLPDQSSLRFFSAPGRINIIGEHVDYAGGTVFPAAIDFRVHLAARKNGRDYFRIYSQDFQSELNTNSLEYSEKETWANYILGVVSEARKKGLTVDGFDLAFTGNIPQGAGLSSSAAVEVGTAYALSQIFSWDLSREEIALLSQSAENHFVGVNCGIMDQFVIATAKHSSCISLDTASLAYSYHSLDLPGFEFYLIDSKVKHNLKESEYNDRRREVESATEKFKKISPELQNLSDADSEKLNSVGLTEIERKRAEHILGERSRVRNVIRFLEAKDPIGLGRELYLCHQSLSEKFEVSCAETDFIVRELYSRNVLGARMIGGGFGGCILVLDKEGRSESVFSELQKEYFSAFGLEAKIYRFRISEGVREDT; translated from the coding sequence ATGACTCTGTCCGTAAAAGAGATCCTTGCACAAAGTTTAAGCCGAACATTTCAGGATCTTCCGGATCAATCCTCTCTTCGATTTTTTTCCGCTCCGGGAAGGATCAATATCATTGGTGAACATGTAGACTATGCAGGAGGCACTGTCTTTCCGGCTGCGATAGACTTCAGGGTTCATTTGGCAGCACGCAAGAATGGAAGAGATTACTTTAGAATCTATTCGCAAGACTTTCAATCCGAGTTGAATACCAACTCTTTGGAATATTCCGAAAAGGAAACCTGGGCCAACTATATTTTAGGAGTCGTCTCAGAGGCTCGCAAAAAAGGCCTCACCGTAGATGGGTTCGATCTAGCGTTTACGGGCAATATTCCCCAAGGAGCGGGACTTTCTTCTTCTGCGGCGGTAGAAGTGGGAACTGCGTATGCGCTTTCTCAAATTTTCTCCTGGGATCTTTCGAGAGAAGAGATCGCTCTTTTATCTCAATCTGCGGAGAATCATTTCGTAGGAGTGAATTGCGGGATCATGGACCAATTCGTGATCGCGACTGCGAAGCATTCTTCCTGTATTTCTTTAGATACCGCAAGTCTTGCGTATTCGTATCATTCTTTGGATCTTCCCGGCTTCGAATTCTATCTCATCGATTCTAAGGTTAAACATAATCTTAAAGAAAGCGAATACAATGATAGAAGAAGAGAAGTAGAGTCCGCCACGGAGAAATTCAAAAAGATCTCTCCGGAATTGCAAAACTTAAGCGATGCGGATTCTGAAAAGCTGAACTCGGTCGGATTAACCGAAATCGAGAGAAAAAGGGCAGAACATATCCTGGGGGAAAGATCCAGGGTTCGTAACGTTATCCGCTTCTTAGAAGCAAAGGATCCAATCGGACTTGGTCGGGAATTGTATCTATGCCACCAATCCCTTTCTGAAAAATTCGAAGTCTCCTGCGCAGAAACTGACTTTATAGTCAGGGAACTTTATTCCAGAAATGTGTTAGGGGCCAGAATGATCGGCGGTGGTTTCGGAGGTTGCATTCTCGTTTTAGATAAGGAAGGCAGATCCGAATCAGTATTCTCGGAGTTACAAAAAGAATATTTTAGCGCATTCGGTTTGGAAGCGAAGATCTATCGTTTTCGTATTTCAGAAGGAGTGCGAGAAGACACTTAA
- a CDS encoding glucose-6-phosphate isomerase, producing MAFALELKDRFASEYVDPKQKEAIGKESGLALQKLLNGTSPGSEFLGWVRLPQNKNQAELQKIQSVASKIRAQSETVVVVGIGGSYLGARAVIDSSKSYFSSPKIGSPEIIYAGHQLDARYHSELLKYLEGREFSVNVVSKSGTTTEPALALRLLWDLAKKKYGNAAKERIVATTDGSKGALLQMSKELGFETFTIPDNVGGRYSVLTPVGLFPIAAAGVDIFSFWEGFQEAADALLSDTSPETNLACLYATYRNCFYRSGKKLEVMASYTPSLHTLAEWWKQLFGESEGKQGLGIFPASVDLTTDLHSMGQYLQEGERNIFETVLYPKQSKEEIRIPKDPDDLDGLNFLAGKTMSEVNEQALLGTLVAHSEGKVPCLEILFSDNGPKSLGQLMYFFELACGISGNVLGVNPFDQPGVEAYKKNMFALLGKPGFENLRETLKKKGV from the coding sequence ATGGCCTTTGCTTTAGAATTAAAGGATCGCTTTGCTTCGGAGTATGTGGATCCGAAACAGAAAGAGGCGATCGGAAAAGAATCCGGCCTTGCCTTACAAAAACTTTTGAACGGGACCTCACCAGGCTCTGAATTTTTGGGATGGGTCCGTCTTCCCCAAAACAAAAACCAAGCCGAACTTCAAAAGATACAGTCCGTAGCTTCTAAGATCAGAGCTCAATCCGAAACAGTCGTGGTCGTAGGGATCGGTGGATCTTATCTAGGCGCCAGAGCAGTCATCGATTCTTCGAAATCTTATTTTTCTTCTCCTAAGATCGGTTCTCCGGAGATCATTTATGCAGGACATCAATTAGATGCCCGTTATCATTCCGAACTTCTTAAGTATTTAGAGGGAAGAGAATTCTCCGTCAACGTAGTCTCTAAATCAGGAACAACAACCGAGCCTGCATTGGCATTGCGTTTACTCTGGGATCTTGCCAAGAAGAAATATGGCAATGCTGCGAAGGAAAGGATCGTAGCGACAACTGACGGATCCAAAGGTGCTCTCTTGCAAATGTCCAAAGAGCTGGGATTCGAAACATTCACGATACCGGATAACGTGGGCGGAAGATACTCTGTCCTTACTCCGGTGGGATTATTTCCGATTGCCGCAGCAGGAGTGGATATCTTTTCTTTTTGGGAAGGATTCCAAGAAGCAGCGGATGCATTATTGAGCGACACTTCTCCGGAAACGAATCTTGCCTGTCTGTATGCGACTTATCGAAATTGTTTTTATCGTTCCGGCAAGAAGCTGGAAGTCATGGCAAGTTATACTCCTTCACTTCATACTCTTGCAGAATGGTGGAAGCAGCTTTTCGGAGAGAGCGAGGGCAAGCAAGGACTCGGGATCTTTCCCGCCTCGGTTGACCTGACTACGGATTTGCATTCTATGGGTCAGTATTTGCAAGAAGGGGAGAGGAATATTTTCGAAACCGTTCTTTATCCTAAGCAAAGCAAAGAAGAGATTCGAATTCCAAAGGATCCCGATGACTTGGATGGTCTTAATTTCTTGGCGGGGAAGACGATGAGCGAGGTGAACGAGCAGGCATTGCTTGGCACTTTAGTGGCACATTCCGAAGGAAAGGTTCCCTGTCTCGAAATACTATTCTCGGACAATGGGCCGAAAAGCCTGGGACAGCTCATGTATTTCTTCGAGTTGGCCTGCGGGATCTCGGGAAACGTATTGGGGGTAAATCCTTTCGATCAGCCTGGGGTAGAGGCCTACAAAAAAAATATGTTCGCATTGCTGGGAAAACCCGGTTTCGAGAATTTACGGGAAACCTTAAAAAAGAAAGGGGTCTAA
- a CDS encoding GNAT family N-acetyltransferase, with translation MDPNYPPKPVTLSGNLVELVPLQLAHTEALSEAVKDGELWKLWFTNIAPPEEMQSWIQKALDEQKVHSSVPFAVIRKSDGKVLGSTRFMNIEKEARRLEIGATWYCKSVQKTLINTECKLLLLQHAFEVVDCIAVEFRTHFFNSQSRKAIERLGAKLDGILRNHRISKNGTLRDTAVYSIIQSEWPTVKSNLQFKLG, from the coding sequence TTGGATCCGAATTATCCTCCAAAGCCAGTTACACTTTCTGGAAATCTTGTGGAGTTAGTTCCTTTGCAATTGGCGCATACGGAAGCTCTTTCGGAAGCGGTCAAAGATGGCGAGCTCTGGAAGCTTTGGTTCACAAATATTGCTCCGCCGGAAGAAATGCAATCTTGGATACAGAAGGCCTTGGATGAACAAAAGGTGCATTCTTCTGTTCCGTTTGCAGTGATCCGAAAATCGGACGGCAAGGTCTTGGGCTCTACTCGTTTTATGAATATTGAAAAGGAAGCGAGAAGGCTTGAGATAGGAGCGACCTGGTACTGTAAAAGTGTTCAGAAGACTCTTATCAACACAGAGTGTAAATTATTACTATTGCAGCATGCTTTCGAAGTAGTGGATTGCATTGCGGTAGAGTTTAGGACCCATTTCTTTAATTCTCAATCCCGCAAAGCCATCGAAAGACTAGGCGCCAAATTGGATGGCATCTTGAGAAATCATAGGATCAGCAAGAACGGAACTCTGAGAGATACTGCGGTGTACAGCATTATCCAATCAGAATGGCCTACGGTTAAATCGAATTTACAATTTAAACTCGGATGA
- a CDS encoding ClpP family protease: protein MEDTVAEIAQLPGLRLEDNHLKERKVFLWGQVDDSSSKYVVERLLYLSNMDPEKDITLVINSPGGANTAGMAILDTMDLIPNDVKTVCMGLAASFGALLLLSGTKGKRSAFPHSRIMLHQPHVPGRFEAQATDIGIFASMIERDKKEINRIVSVRTGQPLEIVERDTDRDLWLNPYEAKEYGVIDFVAENWG, encoded by the coding sequence ATGGAAGATACAGTAGCGGAAATTGCTCAATTGCCCGGCTTGCGTCTGGAAGACAATCATCTAAAAGAAAGAAAGGTTTTTCTCTGGGGACAGGTGGATGATAGCTCTTCCAAATACGTGGTAGAACGTCTATTATATCTTTCTAATATGGACCCAGAAAAAGACATTACTCTAGTGATTAATAGTCCTGGAGGAGCGAATACCGCAGGAATGGCGATCTTAGACACGATGGATCTGATTCCGAATGACGTAAAGACCGTCTGCATGGGACTCGCAGCGAGTTTCGGTGCGCTTCTTCTTTTATCAGGCACAAAAGGAAAACGATCCGCATTTCCTCATAGTAGGATCATGCTCCACCAACCTCATGTCCCGGGAAGATTCGAGGCACAGGCGACCGATATCGGCATCTTTGCATCTATGATCGAAAGAGATAAGAAAGAGATCAATCGAATCGTCTCCGTAAGAACTGGTCAGCCTCTTGAAATCGTAGAAAGAGATACGGATCGAGATCTTTGGTTAAACCCGTACGAGGCAAAAGAATACGGAGTGATCGATTTCGTCGCAGAGAACTGGGGTTAG
- a CDS encoding RNA polymerase sigma factor, producing the protein MRDFKVLVTEASKGEEPAFNELMTRFEKYVSSQAARRIRDQSKAEDLSQEVFLEAWKVLPSLRQPEAFPFLLRRLVLKHSDRILRKKDLLGTELNPEITKAAPHSGDSWRKEVLDALDELPSEEKELLDLRYFDGMSYEQITEKTGIPIGNLKNRLRRSRELLRRQLLNKSDRKEWLEVLHGPMAMAS; encoded by the coding sequence ATGCGCGATTTTAAAGTACTAGTCACGGAAGCCTCTAAGGGAGAAGAACCTGCCTTCAACGAACTGATGACCCGTTTCGAGAAATACGTCAGCAGCCAAGCTGCGAGACGGATCAGAGACCAGTCCAAGGCAGAAGACTTAAGTCAGGAAGTCTTCTTAGAAGCATGGAAGGTCCTGCCTTCTCTTAGGCAACCCGAAGCATTTCCCTTTCTCTTGAGAAGATTGGTGCTCAAGCACTCCGATCGGATCCTAAGAAAGAAAGATCTACTCGGAACAGAACTCAATCCGGAGATCACTAAGGCCGCGCCGCATTCCGGTGACAGTTGGAGAAAAGAAGTCCTCGACGCGTTAGACGAATTACCTTCGGAAGAAAAAGAATTATTGGATCTGAGATATTTCGACGGAATGAGCTACGAGCAAATCACCGAGAAGACAGGCATTCCCATCGGCAATCTAAAGAATCGTTTGAGAAGAAGCAGAGAGCTACTTCGTAGACAATTATTGAACAAGTCCGATCGGAAAGAATGGCTCGAGGTCCTCCATGGGCCTATGGCAATGGCATCCTAA
- a CDS encoding NTP transferase domain-containing protein — translation MTRKAFFPCAGFGKRMGEWTASLPKPLLKIHNIPLIYYSLFHAKTWGVQEGIANTHYLGEKIEKTLGNFSEFKLQFSPEKPEILGTGGGIRTGIERYWSLKDEFLVLNPDFILFPEPSFSPWPNEEEKKNFDCILYLGEVPKGAGYTGLSLANERVYFEPGGYFYLGLSWMKAESLAELEPNRSYDLADLFRKLSKQNRLGGKIFPGTFLDLGEKEFYEANKDRDFSDRLSASWLDFSRDKES, via the coding sequence ATGACAAGAAAGGCCTTCTTTCCTTGTGCCGGTTTTGGAAAAAGAATGGGAGAATGGACTGCATCTCTCCCAAAACCTCTTTTAAAAATACATAATATTCCTCTAATATACTATTCCTTATTTCATGCCAAGACTTGGGGAGTGCAAGAAGGGATCGCAAATACACATTATTTGGGAGAAAAGATAGAGAAGACTCTTGGGAATTTTTCCGAATTCAAACTTCAATTCTCTCCTGAAAAACCGGAGATCCTCGGAACAGGAGGGGGAATACGCACCGGCATCGAAAGATACTGGAGCCTAAAAGATGAATTCTTAGTTTTAAATCCTGACTTCATTCTCTTTCCGGAGCCTTCCTTCTCTCCTTGGCCAAACGAAGAAGAAAAGAAGAATTTCGATTGTATCTTGTACCTAGGAGAAGTTCCGAAAGGTGCCGGCTATACGGGCCTCAGCCTAGCAAACGAAAGAGTCTATTTCGAACCGGGAGGCTATTTCTATTTAGGTCTTTCTTGGATGAAGGCAGAATCTCTTGCCGAGCTCGAACCGAATCGATCCTACGATCTCGCAGACCTATTCCGAAAACTTTCCAAACAGAATCGATTGGGAGGCAAAATCTTTCCAGGAACCTTCTTAGATCTCGGAGAAAAGGAATTCTACGAAGCAAATAAGGACAGGGATTTTTCGGACAGGCTTTCGGCTTCTTGGTTGGATTTTTCACGGGATAAAGAGAGCTAA
- a CDS encoding phosphotransferase: MNNVLGEADLLFLAEGGSFPDKIELLNPEASARRYYRIHFLDKPTEILCKDQVFQHDFVEVGNFLEHYGFKVPKVHKTDILNKLILLSDEGDKDLSTIQDDSEYRDYLVKCIHILISLQKVHADPPVSAREFDYEKLNYENQFTLSAYQRFSELFRTKTKLRPEVIFFLEEASGFLAEYKEKVFCHRDFHSRNIMLSPEGELTLIDFQDARMGTPFYDLASLLYDAYRPIPFAMRQGLLLLFLKENQGRFHRPKECYYLQALQRSYKALGSYFMLVADKKQDKYRKSVLQCLDNLLEIVQVGLFPDQLFLFFHLLKQELLSSSLFLEKLEG; this comes from the coding sequence ATGAATAACGTATTGGGAGAAGCAGACCTTCTCTTCTTAGCGGAGGGAGGAAGCTTCCCCGACAAAATAGAACTCTTAAATCCGGAAGCCTCCGCTCGAAGATACTATCGAATCCATTTCTTGGACAAACCAACAGAAATCCTATGCAAGGACCAAGTCTTTCAACATGACTTCGTAGAAGTAGGAAATTTCTTGGAGCATTATGGCTTCAAGGTTCCTAAGGTCCATAAGACAGATATACTCAATAAACTTATTTTACTCTCCGACGAAGGAGACAAGGATCTAAGCACAATACAAGACGATTCCGAATACAGGGATTATCTTGTTAAATGCATTCATATACTCATCTCTCTACAAAAGGTACATGCGGACCCTCCTGTTTCTGCAAGAGAATTCGATTACGAAAAGTTAAACTACGAGAACCAATTCACACTCTCTGCTTACCAAAGGTTTTCGGAACTATTCCGCACCAAGACTAAGCTCAGACCCGAAGTTATCTTCTTCTTAGAAGAAGCCTCCGGCTTTCTCGCAGAATACAAAGAAAAAGTATTTTGTCATAGAGACTTTCATTCCAGAAACATAATGCTTTCTCCAGAAGGAGAATTGACGCTGATCGATTTCCAGGATGCAAGAATGGGGACTCCGTTCTATGACCTGGCAAGCCTCCTCTATGATGCATACAGGCCTATTCCTTTTGCGATGAGACAAGGACTATTATTATTATTCCTAAAAGAGAACCAAGGTCGTTTTCATAGACCGAAAGAATGCTATTATCTGCAAGCCTTGCAGAGGTCCTACAAAGCATTGGGCTCATATTTCATGTTGGTCGCGGACAAGAAGCAGGACAAATACAGAAAAAGCGTATTGCAGTGCCTGGATAATCTGCTAGAGATCGTGCAAGTCGGTCTATTTCCGGACCAACTCTTCTTATTCTTTCATCTCTTAAAACAAGAATTACTCTCAAGCTCTCTCTTCTTGGAAAAATTAGAAGGATAG
- a CDS encoding hybrid sensor histidine kinase/response regulator, whose product MTTRGNPNVLIIDDEAEIRTALERVISREGYHVFLAEDFDSAMKIVRDFQVDIVISDILMGGKDGIEVAREIKKYNSNIPVILITGNPQLHTAEEALRNRVFDYISKPVSRQNILTALENARREKEERDRKSKRILRTVREKSHLVQQSRDLNYRNSLILETTGDCVITLDEDLTIRGANQATVRNFGYEEAEIVGHKITLLISDENKDPYLERISHLMNRKSDHQIARLHNAELVSRDGGKFNFDISVCRYELNGKTYYTGIARDITQKNIISEKLVDAERRAFLTTIASSIGHEINNALTAVQGFIEVARLPDADEPIKDKAIQVTWNQITKLKNLTFNLLQLGKPGDLGRDREILDLNDVVESVIEVFRKTSRLKYCEIVFQKAKEKTFVHSNADQLSLLFSNIFLNSADATSNKGRIEISVSERNRHPVVHIKDDGIGMTQEVLVKIFQPYFTTKKTGQGTGLGMFVAKEIADHFGIRIEIDSEPEKGTEFRLVFPDKL is encoded by the coding sequence ATGACGACTCGGGGAAATCCCAATGTTCTTATTATAGACGACGAGGCAGAGATACGTACTGCCTTGGAAAGAGTCATTTCCAGAGAAGGATATCATGTTTTTCTCGCAGAAGATTTCGACTCGGCAATGAAGATAGTCAGGGACTTTCAAGTCGATATAGTGATTTCCGATATCCTGATGGGCGGAAAGGACGGGATCGAAGTTGCCAGAGAGATCAAAAAATATAATTCTAATATTCCAGTTATCTTAATTACCGGAAATCCTCAGCTTCATACCGCAGAAGAAGCTCTTAGAAACAGGGTTTTCGACTATATCTCCAAACCTGTGAGCCGACAGAATATTCTGACCGCTCTGGAAAATGCAAGACGAGAGAAGGAAGAGAGAGACCGCAAATCCAAACGGATCCTCAGAACAGTTCGCGAAAAATCCCATTTAGTCCAGCAATCCAGAGATTTAAATTATCGTAATAGTCTTATCTTAGAAACAACAGGTGACTGCGTCATTACTCTGGACGAGGATCTAACGATCAGAGGAGCAAACCAGGCAACCGTACGTAATTTCGGATACGAAGAAGCCGAAATCGTAGGTCATAAGATCACACTTCTGATCTCCGATGAGAACAAGGATCCTTATTTAGAAAGGATCTCTCACCTGATGAATCGAAAATCGGATCACCAGATTGCAAGGCTCCATAATGCTGAACTAGTCAGCAGGGACGGAGGAAAATTCAATTTCGATATTTCAGTATGTAGATATGAATTGAATGGAAAAACGTACTATACCGGAATCGCAAGAGATATCACTCAAAAGAATATCATCTCCGAAAAGCTGGTAGATGCAGAAAGAAGAGCATTCTTAACTACGATCGCCTCTAGCATAGGACACGAGATCAATAACGCTCTTACGGCTGTGCAAGGATTTATAGAAGTCGCGAGGCTTCCAGATGCGGACGAACCTATCAAGGATAAGGCAATCCAAGTTACTTGGAACCAGATCACAAAACTCAAGAACCTTACATTCAACTTATTGCAACTAGGAAAGCCAGGCGATTTAGGAAGAGATCGGGAGATCCTAGACCTAAACGATGTTGTAGAATCAGTGATCGAAGTGTTTCGCAAGACCTCTCGCTTGAAATACTGTGAGATAGTCTTTCAAAAGGCAAAAGAGAAAACATTCGTACATTCAAATGCCGATCAATTGAGCCTTCTGTTCTCTAATATATTCCTAAATTCGGCGGATGCTACCTCCAACAAGGGAAGGATCGAGATCTCTGTCTCGGAAAGAAATCGTCATCCTGTAGTTCATATCAAAGACGATGGAATCGGAATGACTCAGGAAGTACTTGTAAAGATCTTTCAACCCTACTTCACCACGAAGAAAACCGGACAAGGCACAGGCCTCGGAATGTTTGTCGCAAAGGAAATAGCAGACCATTTCGGAATACGTATCGAAATCGATTCAGAGCCGGAAAAAGGCACAGAATTCCGCTTGGTCTTTCCGGACAAATTGTAG